In the Flavobacterium sp. J372 genome, one interval contains:
- a CDS encoding RNA polymerase sigma factor, with protein sequence MKVIALHQEEKDIIRLAAESNRHAQQKIYSKYSPKMLSICRQYIKDLHQAEDIMITAFMKVFTNLKAFEHKGSFEGWIRRIMVNECISYIRVQKKVGFLEDEFYVEDTFNNIESHFSVEDIQTLIDSLPDGYKMVFNLYAIEGFKHQEIAKMLGISEGTSKSQLSHARKMLQEQINKQKNYVNGTE encoded by the coding sequence TTGAAAGTAATAGCATTACACCAGGAAGAAAAAGATATCATAAGGCTGGCCGCCGAAAGCAACCGGCATGCCCAGCAGAAGATATACTCAAAGTATTCGCCTAAGATGCTGAGTATTTGCAGGCAATATATAAAAGACCTGCACCAGGCTGAAGACATAATGATTACAGCATTTATGAAAGTCTTTACCAACCTGAAAGCATTTGAGCACAAGGGCAGTTTTGAAGGTTGGATACGGCGGATAATGGTAAATGAATGTATTTCATACATCAGGGTGCAGAAGAAGGTCGGGTTTCTGGAAGATGAGTTTTATGTAGAAGATACGTTCAATAACATTGAAAGCCACTTTTCGGTAGAAGACATACAAACGCTGATAGACAGCCTGCCGGACGGATATAAAATGGTTTTTAACCTTTATGCGATAGAAGGTTTTAAGCACCAGGAAATTGCAAAAATGCTGGGGATTAGTGAAGGGACATCAAAATCTCAATTATCGCATGCAAGGAAAATGCTGCAGGAGCAGATTAACAAACAAAAAAATTACGTAAATGGAACCGAATAA
- a CDS encoding polyprenyl synthetase family protein — MKVVEQIKQPIVREMELFEKKFHESMSSKVALLNRITYYIVNRKGKQMRPMFVFLTAKMVSGGMVNERTYRGASVIELIHTATLVHDDVVDDSNKRRGFFSINALWKNKIAVLVGDYLLSKGLLLSIDHGDFDLLRIISVAVREMSEGELLQIEKARRLDITEDVYYEIIRQKTATLIAACCSLGAASVDPEGPHVETMRKFGELIGMAFQIKDDLFDYTDDAIGKPTGIDIKEQKMTLPLIYALNNCTDKEKRWVINSIKNHNKDRKRVKEVIQFVKDKNGLGYAEQKMKQFQVEALQLIESFPPSEYKDALTLMVNYVIERKI, encoded by the coding sequence ATGAAAGTTGTTGAACAGATAAAGCAGCCCATAGTGCGCGAAATGGAACTTTTTGAGAAAAAGTTCCATGAGTCGATGTCATCAAAAGTGGCGCTGCTCAACAGGATAACCTATTACATAGTAAACCGCAAGGGTAAGCAAATGCGCCCTATGTTCGTGTTCCTTACCGCCAAAATGGTATCGGGAGGGATGGTGAATGAGCGTACGTATCGCGGTGCATCGGTAATAGAGCTTATCCATACAGCCACCCTTGTGCACGACGATGTGGTGGATGACAGCAACAAGCGCCGCGGTTTTTTCTCAATCAACGCTTTATGGAAAAATAAGATTGCCGTTTTGGTTGGCGATTACCTGCTGTCAAAAGGCTTACTGCTTTCCATCGACCATGGCGATTTTGACCTGCTTCGGATAATATCGGTTGCTGTACGCGAGATGAGTGAGGGTGAACTGTTGCAGATTGAAAAAGCGCGTCGTCTCGATATAACTGAAGATGTGTATTACGAAATCATCAGGCAGAAAACAGCAACACTTATTGCAGCCTGCTGCTCGCTTGGGGCGGCATCGGTTGACCCCGAAGGGCCACATGTGGAGACCATGCGTAAGTTTGGTGAATTAATTGGTATGGCCTTCCAGATAAAGGATGACCTGTTTGACTATACTGATGATGCCATAGGTAAACCGACGGGTATCGACATTAAAGAACAAAAGATGACATTACCGCTTATTTATGCACTGAATAATTGCACAGATAAAGAAAAGCGCTGGGTGATAAATTCCATCAAAAACCACAATAAAGATCGCAAACGGGTAAAAGAAGTAATACAGTTTGTAAAAGACAAAAATGGCTTGGGCTATGCCGAACAAAAGATGAAGCAGTTTCAGGTTGAAGCCCTTCAGCTTATAGAAAGCTTCCCGCCATCGGAATATAAAGATGCCCTCACATTGATGGTGAATTATGTTATAGAGCGAAAAATATGA
- a CDS encoding T9SS type A sorting domain-containing protein: MKKLYYSLLSIIAFSGAAIAQQAIDFEPGGAGANYVWNVFENATNPALEVVANPFPGGINTSANVAKFTALQAGMPWAGTEINHENGMPDWVLTNSNAQIKIMVYKTVISPVKIKLVTPTGDALPEKSVTNTLVNQWEQLTFNFADYVGALSPYDQIVVFPDFGTGPRTQDNVVYFDNITFGAAPPPPAPLTAAPTPTAPSSQVISLFSDAYAGINMSTWLTVWSQAAHAEVQIQGNLTKKYSSLNFAGIEPAANINATNMNYFNFDVWSADFTQLRIKLVDFGPNGAYQGGDDSEHEITYATPPVGEWLHYSIPMTDFVNMTARANIQQIIFSTNNAGTVFMDNIYFSTDSTAGTSDFANVKTSLYPNPVKEVLTIKSGSSIDEITVYNTLGQQVLKASPKVTEAAVNVSNLQSGIYVINTVVNGNSSTQKFIKE; this comes from the coding sequence ATGAAAAAACTTTACTATTCATTATTATCAATAATTGCCTTTTCAGGTGCAGCCATTGCACAACAGGCAATTGACTTTGAACCGGGAGGCGCCGGGGCAAATTATGTATGGAATGTATTTGAAAATGCTACCAACCCTGCACTTGAGGTGGTTGCCAACCCTTTCCCGGGTGGTATCAATACATCTGCCAACGTAGCAAAATTTACAGCACTGCAAGCGGGTATGCCATGGGCAGGAACAGAAATAAACCATGAAAATGGGATGCCCGACTGGGTTCTGACCAACAGCAATGCGCAGATTAAAATTATGGTTTACAAAACCGTAATCAGTCCGGTGAAGATTAAGCTTGTGACGCCTACCGGAGATGCACTTCCGGAGAAATCAGTTACAAACACGCTGGTAAACCAATGGGAACAGCTTACCTTCAACTTCGCTGATTATGTAGGCGCCCTTAGCCCGTATGACCAGATAGTTGTTTTTCCTGACTTTGGTACGGGCCCGCGCACTCAGGACAATGTGGTTTATTTTGACAACATTACATTTGGTGCCGCGCCGCCACCGCCGGCTCCGCTAACTGCTGCGCCAACACCAACAGCACCGTCATCACAGGTTATCTCGCTTTTCAGCGATGCATATGCCGGCATTAACATGAGTACATGGCTTACAGTTTGGTCTCAGGCGGCACATGCTGAAGTGCAGATACAAGGCAACCTGACTAAGAAATACTCGTCTCTTAATTTTGCAGGGATAGAGCCTGCCGCTAATATCAATGCCACAAATATGAACTATTTCAATTTTGATGTATGGTCGGCAGATTTTACCCAACTGCGAATCAAGCTGGTTGACTTTGGCCCGAATGGCGCTTACCAGGGTGGGGATGACAGCGAGCATGAAATAACGTATGCAACACCGCCTGTAGGCGAATGGCTTCATTACAGCATACCTATGACTGATTTTGTAAATATGACTGCAAGAGCAAACATCCAGCAAATTATTTTCTCGACAAATAATGCAGGTACTGTTTTTATGGATAACATTTATTTCAGTACTGATTCAACCGCAGGTACAAGCGACTTCGCAAATGTAAAAACTTCCCTGTATCCCAATCCTGTTAAAGAAGTGTTAACAATTAAATCAGGTTCGTCAATAGATGAGATAACGGTGTACAATACACTTGGGCAGCAGGTTTTGAAGGCCAGCCCGAAAGTTACCGAAGCAGCTGTTAACGTAAGTAACCTGCAAAGCGGTATATATGTTATTAATACTGTTGTTAACGGTAATTCATCAACACAGAAATTCATCAAAGAGTAG